A region from the Methanofollis liminatans DSM 4140 genome encodes:
- a CDS encoding anthranilate synthase component II, which produces MNVMIIDCYDSFTFNLFQQVGMLGAKPVVVKNDAPVSVLREIECDRIILSPGPGTPEESGLCLEALRTVCRDIPTLGVCLGHQAICTAFGGRVVRADRLMHGKTSLIGHDGQGIFSGVENPFEATRYHSLIADQASLPDALAVTATSLDDGYVMGVRHQDYPIEGIQFHPESILSREGDRIIGNFLSEGGVAQ; this is translated from the coding sequence ATGAACGTCATGATCATCGACTGTTACGACAGTTTCACCTTCAACCTCTTCCAGCAGGTCGGAATGCTCGGAGCAAAGCCGGTCGTCGTCAAGAACGACGCCCCGGTATCAGTGCTCCGCGAGATCGAATGCGACCGGATCATCCTCTCGCCCGGTCCGGGCACTCCTGAGGAGTCAGGGCTCTGCCTCGAAGCGCTCAGGACGGTCTGCCGGGATATCCCGACCCTCGGGGTCTGCCTCGGCCATCAGGCGATCTGCACCGCCTTCGGGGGCAGGGTCGTGCGGGCCGACCGGCTGATGCACGGCAAGACCTCGCTGATCGGCCACGACGGTCAGGGGATCTTCAGCGGCGTCGAGAACCCGTTTGAGGCGACACGCTATCATTCCCTGATCGCCGACCAGGCGAGCCTGCCCGACGCTCTCGCCGTGACGGCGACGAGCCTGGACGACGGCTACGTGATGGGGGTGCGCCACCAGGACTACCCCATCGAGGGGATCCAGTTCCACCCGGAGAGCATCCTCTCCAGGGAGGGGGACCGGATCATTGGAAATTTCCTCTCAGAAGGGGGGGTCGCCCAATGA